One part of the Sporosarcina ureae genome encodes these proteins:
- a CDS encoding amidohydrolase family protein: MESLRRIVDMAIKHNVMIDIHCDENDDPNSRFLEVLNALVMEKDYGKYTTASHTCSFGSVDNSYANKMLGLFKESQINFISCPTENAHLQGRGDSYPKRRGLTRVKELLNNGNNVAFAQDSIADYWYPLGNGNMMNILDNGIHLAHYTHIDEINKALDLITYYGANIMRVNDAYGIEVGKPANFIVLDAQDPYEAIRERAEVLMSVRNGGYLFKREPRKNEVEVDFLKQS, from the coding sequence GATATTCACTGTGATGAAAACGATGACCCAAATAGCCGGTTCTTGGAAGTGTTAAACGCGCTCGTTATGGAAAAAGACTACGGTAAGTATACAACGGCTAGTCATACATGTAGCTTCGGTTCAGTCGATAATAGCTATGCCAATAAAATGTTAGGTCTTTTTAAAGAATCACAAATTAATTTTATTTCTTGTCCAACTGAAAACGCCCATTTACAAGGACGCGGCGATAGCTATCCTAAACGTCGTGGCTTAACTCGAGTCAAAGAGCTATTGAATAACGGAAACAATGTGGCGTTTGCGCAAGATTCCATAGCGGATTACTGGTATCCGTTAGGCAATGGGAATATGATGAATATTTTAGACAATGGGATTCACTTAGCGCATTACACACATATTGACGAGATCAATAAGGCATTGGATTTGATCACGTATTACGGTGCAAACATTATGAGAGTAAATGATGCGTATGGTATTGAAGTAGGGAAGCCTGCCAACTTTATCGTGTTGGATGCACAGGATCCGTATGAGGCTATTCGTGAGCGAGCAGAAGTGCTGATGTCTGTGAGAAATGGTGGCTATCTCTTTAAGCGTGAACCGCGGAAAAATGAAGTAGAAGTAGATTTTTTAAAGCAATCGTGA
- a CDS encoding 5-methyltetrahydropteroyltriglutamate--homocysteine S-methyltransferase produces MIQIGKHDHVGSFLRTDAIKDARKSYIHDELTAQELRQVEDVEIEKLVKKQIDLGIKAITDGEFRRSWFMHDFFWGLEGVSFEAVEKGYDFVGQTTRAESFKVTGEISFGNHEMVNDLKFLADLVEEYGDGSQFAKYTIPAPTMFFQRVLTEKEKEIYPTIEDLAADIIKVYQDAIQAFYDAGCRYLQFDECILSALDDPKLANIMENFTGLKLTDTTDLFVRVIKESLKNKPEDMIVATHMCKGNYKSAYLYTSGYETVSKYFDELGYDVYLLEYDDERSGGFEPLANIKNEGTQVVLGVVTSKTPELEDANAMKEKVKAASEHFPLERLLISPQCGFASTEEGNSLSEEEQWGKMEHIIKLSKEIW; encoded by the coding sequence ATGATACAAATCGGTAAACATGATCATGTTGGAAGTTTTTTAAGAACAGATGCCATTAAAGATGCGAGAAAATCCTACATACATGATGAATTGACGGCACAGGAACTGCGGCAAGTTGAAGATGTAGAAATTGAAAAATTAGTAAAGAAACAAATTGATTTAGGAATAAAGGCCATTACAGACGGTGAGTTTAGACGTTCTTGGTTTATGCATGACTTTTTCTGGGGCTTAGAAGGCGTTTCATTTGAAGCGGTTGAAAAAGGTTATGATTTTGTCGGACAAACAACTAGGGCGGAATCCTTTAAAGTAACAGGTGAAATTTCATTTGGAAATCATGAAATGGTAAATGATTTAAAATTTCTAGCTGACTTAGTTGAAGAGTATGGGGATGGATCGCAATTTGCAAAGTATACGATTCCCGCACCAACCATGTTTTTCCAACGAGTCCTTACAGAAAAGGAAAAAGAAATCTATCCAACTATCGAAGATTTAGCAGCTGACATAATTAAAGTATACCAAGATGCGATCCAGGCTTTCTACGATGCCGGTTGTAGATATTTACAGTTTGATGAGTGTATCTTATCCGCATTAGATGACCCAAAACTAGCAAACATTATGGAGAATTTCACAGGATTAAAATTAACAGACACAACAGATTTATTCGTTAGGGTGATTAAGGAGTCATTAAAGAATAAACCAGAAGATATGATTGTGGCGACACATATGTGTAAGGGAAACTATAAGTCTGCTTATTTATATACAAGTGGTTATGAAACTGTTTCTAAGTATTTCGATGAGCTTGGTTATGATGTGTACTTATTGGAATATGATGATGAACGTTCAGGCGGTTTTGAACCATTAGCGAACATCAAAAATGAGGGTACACAAGTAGTATTAGGGGTCGTGACTTCGAAAACTCCAGAATTAGAAGATGCAAATGCGATGAAAGAAAAAGTGAAAGCAGCTTCGGAGCATTTCCCATTGGAACGTTTATTAATATCACCGCAATGTGGATTTGCAAGTACCGAAGAAGGAAACAGTCTATCAGAAGAAGAGCAGTGGGGGAAAATGGAACATATTATTAAGCTGTCGAAAGAAATCTGGTAA